From a single Eremothecium sinecaudum strain ATCC 58844 chromosome III, complete sequence genomic region:
- the JJJ3 gene encoding Jjj3p (Syntenic homolog of Ashbya gossypii AFR639W; Non-syntenic homolog of Saccharomyces cerevisiae YJR097W (JJJ3)) — protein MKSSYYEILGVEHDAPVETIKKAYRNLLLALHPDKQLLGSGHVTRNVSVDQLQEAYKVLADSELRQEYDEKLEASYKLQGFHNAGDGLDDYSLDDFEYNEEKCKFVMKCPRCQSIDGFMLDEKTLDENGMETSKDVFQIIIQCSSCSLWLKVNYRVVYD, from the coding sequence ATGAAGAGCTCTTATTATGAGATCTTGGGCGTAGAACACGATGCCCCCGTAGAAACCATCAAGAAAGCCTACCGAAACCTGCTCCTAGCCCTACATCCTGACAAGCAACTGCTAGGTTCAGGTCACGTGACAAGAAATGTTTCTGTCGACCAGCTGCAGGAAGCCTATAAGGTGCTAGCGGACAGCGAATTGAGGCAGGAGTATGACGAGAAACTGGAAGCGAGTTATAAGCTACAGGGTTTCCATAATGCCGGTGATGGCCTTGACGACTACTCACTTGATGACTTTGAATATAACGAAGAAAAATGTAAGTTCGTTATGAAATGCCCAAGGTGTCAATCTATAGATGGATTTATGCTAGATGAAAAAACGCTTGATGAGAATGGAATGGAAACATCGAAGGACGTTTTCCAGATAATTATACAGTGCAGTTCATGTTCCTTATGGTTAAAGGTTAACTATCGTGTAGTATATGATTAA
- the RPA49 gene encoding DNA-directed RNA polymerase I subunit RPA49 (Syntenic homolog of Ashbya gossypii AFR638C; Syntenic homolog of Saccharomyces cerevisiae YNL248C (RPA49)) — protein MGVKRHITEVGIAEYKEEPAVVVASFFNGFKAPSETSFELYKNKTSRDSFILHGENDRLEYHGETEEDNASYDYVLGVYEPSKKSVELYKAPVVSASVISKSKKKLAGPVIKQGSSRPSAMRNALGEAFGTKKAKKAIADMERNYIDSDKLVGSAIDIVDSVKTASKDLPSKEQLQQTATEDRPTPLANVDATDVEQIYPIHNIIPKKEWSFIRVGPILNETDTQKKLQMLPFSKSNYITKKLATLTQVSQMQKLQLLYYLSLLFGVYDNRRCNDKVKLLEKLNAPPDTLLHGILDRFTVARPGQFGRSKERSFIIDPQNEDKLLCYIVAIVMHLENFIVEVSPIAQELGLKPSKMVNIFKTLGAIVKGATVAQAQAFGIPKSAASTYKIATLKVPFKLPEINKRSRGGNRR, from the coding sequence ATGGGCGTAAAAAGGCATATCACGGAGGTCGGAATTGCTGAATATAAAGAAGAACCAGCGGTGGTTGTAGCATCGTTTTTCAACGGTTTCAAAGCGCCCTCAGAAACTAGCTTCGAGCTCTACAAGAATAAGACGTCACGTGACTCATTTATATTACACGGTGAGAATGATAGACTGGAGTATCACGGTGAGACCGAAGAGGATAATGCCAGTTATGATTACGTTCTGGGTGTCTATGAGCCCTCTAAGAAGTCCGTTGAGCTTTATAAAGCCCCTGTTGTATCCGCTTCTGTGATTTCTAAGTCCAAGAAGAAGTTAGCCGGTCCTGTGATCAAGCAAGGCTCATCGCGTCCATCTGCTATGAGGAATGCTTTAGGTGAAGCTTTTGGTACTAAGAAAGCTAAAAAGGCGATTGCAGACATGGAACGTAACTATATCGACTCTGATAAGCTTGTCGGTTCCGCAATTGATATTGTGGATTCAGTTAAGACAGCTTCTAAAGATTTGCCCTCCAAGGAACAGCTACAGCAAACTGCAACTGAAGACAGACCTACTCCATTGGCCAACGTTGATGCTACAGATGTTGAACAAATCTATCCTATCCATAATATCATACCGAAGAAGGAATGGAGCTTTATCCGTGTTGGACCAATTCTCAACGAAACGGATACTCAAAAGAAGCTACAGATGTTACCATTCTCAAAGTCCAACTACATTACCAAAAAGCTTGCTACACTCACTCAAGTATCGCAGATGCAAAAACTGCAGTTGCTGTACTATTTGTCGTTACTGTTTGGTGTGTACGATAACCGTAGATGCAACGACAAAGTTAAACTACTGGAAAAATTGAACGCTCCACCAGACACTTTACTTCATGGTATACTTGACAGGTTTACTGTTGCCAGACCAGGTCAGTTTGGAAGATCAAAAGAACGCTCTTTCATTATCGATCCCCAAAATGAGGACAAACTGCTATGTTACATTGTGGCCATTGTCATGCATCTTGAAAACTTCATTGTCGAGGTATCTCCAATTGCTCAAGAGCTAGGCTTAAAGCCTTCAAAAATGGTAAATATCTTCAAAACCCTTGGTGCTATAGTCAAGGGTGCAACTGTTGCACAAGCTCAAGCTTTCGGTATTCCTAAGAGTGCCGCTTCTACATATAAGATCGCAACTTTGAAGGTTCCATTCAAGCTACCAGAAATCAACAAGAGATCCAGAGGAGGAAATAGACGATAA